TATTCCAAACCTCTATTTTGATAAGGATGCAACAAGGAAAAGAATTAAGGAAAACAAAGAGATAGAGCCGATAATGGTCTTTGTGAAAAAGGGGGATATAATAGCCTCTGAAGGAGAGGTAATAGATGGGCTAACTGAGGCAAAGTTTAAGGCAATTTCTGAAATTTCAAAGGGGATAAGCAACAAAACCATTTATAGATTTATTATTATCTTTCTTCTTTTCATTTTCTTCATCATTGCTTTCATTTTTAAATATCAAAGGGATTTGAAGGAAGAGAAAATTATGGCTTTTTCTTTTATTTCCTTTTTTATAATTGCCTTTGCAAAATGCCTTACAATATGGATGCCAGATTTCTGGATGTATCTTCCATTTTCCTCTTTTTCAATTATAGTGGCATTGTTATCTTCATCGCTTCTTTCTTTGTTCCTTACATTTATTTTAAGCATCCTTATCTCCTTTATATTTGGATTGGAGCTTAATGTTCTTTTACTCTTTTTAAACTCTGGGCTTTTTTCTATATTCCTCCTTTCTCTAGCAAGAAAAAGGGCTGACCTTATTAAAGTTTGCTTGGGCATTTTCTTTTTTAATATCTTATTAAGTCTATTTCTTTTAGAAGAGCCATTAAGGGCAAAGATTATTTTTTCTTTTTCCAATGCAATTATTGTCTATTTTCTAACCATATCAACCCTTTATGTATTAGAGCTTTTCTTTTCTACAAACTTTAAGCTCCTTGAGCTTTCTGACCTTAATATTCCCCTTTTAAGGGATTTGTTTCTGGAGGCACCTGGAACATACCATCATTCACTTATTACAGGAACCTTAGCAGAGGATGCTGCTTTGTGCATTGGTGCAAATCCTATCCTTGCAAGGACAGGAAGCTATTATCACGATATTGGAAAAATTTTCAACCCCGAATACTTTCCTGAAAATCAGAAGGAGAGAAAGGAAATTTCGTCTCCTGCTATTTTAAAATCCCATATTGAAAGGGGTGTAAGCATTGCAAAGATAAAGCATCTTCCATCTGAAATTATAGAGATAATTCAATCCCATCATGGAACATCAAAGATTGGTGATGAGAGATACCCAGGTCCTTTACCAAATACAAAGGAATCTGCCATTGTTATGCTTGCCTCCTTAATTGATGAAAAAATAAGGGCATATGAGAAGCCATCGCCAGATGCAATAAAATCCATTGTAAAAGAGGTAATAGATGAAAAAATGTATTCACAAGAGCTTTGTGAAGCACCCCTTACAATTAAGGAGCTAAAGATTATAGAGGAAAGCTTTATAAATATTCTTATCACCCTATTTCACGCAAAGGATGCTGATGATGAAACAAAGGCTATTGGTTGATGTAGCTAATAGACAAAAAATAAGGCTTCCAATTAGACGAATAAAGGCAATAGCAAAGGAGGTTTTTGAGAAAGAAGGAAAGGTGGGCGAATTAAGTATTGCTTTTGTAGATGATAATGAGATAAAAGAATTAAATAAAAGGTTTTTAGGAAAGGACAAGCCAACAGATGTTTTATCTTTTCAATTAAACGAATCTATGGGAGAGGTCATTATTTCAACAGATACAGCAAAGAGACAAGCAATTGAATATGGAATTTCTTTTATTAGCGAAATTAGTGTTCTCCTTATTCATGGCTTGCTCCATATTTTGGGTTATAATCATTCAAAAGAAATGAGGCAAAAAGAGGAATTTTATTTAGGAGGGTTTAAGGAATGGTAAGGCTTGGTGTAAATGTAGACCATATTGCAACCCTTAGGGAGGCAAGGAAAGGTTTTGAGCCAGACCCTGTATCTGCTGCAATATTAGCAGAATTGGCAGGTGCTGATGGAATTGTTGTTCATCTTAGGGAGGATAGGAGGCATATTCAAGAGAGGGATTGCAGGATTTTAAGAGAGGTAGTAAGGGGAAAGTTTAATCTTGAAATGGCAGCAACGGACGAGATGGTAAAATTTGCAAAATCCTTAAGACCAGATTATGTAACCTTTGTCCCTGAAAGGAGGCAGGAGCTTACGACAGAGGGAGGTCTTGATGTTATCTCTGGATTTGATTTTATAAAGCCTTTAATTAGCATTCTTAAGGAAAGTGGGATAAGTGTAAGCCTCTTTATAGACCCCGATGTTGACCAGATAAAATCTGTAAACAAATGCAAGGCAGACGCCATAGAAATTCATACAGGGATGTATGCAAATGCAAAAAGTCAAGATGAAATAAAGGATGAGCTTGAGAGGATAAGGATTTCTGCAGAGCTTGGAAGAAAGCTAGGTCTTTCTGTCTATGCAGGTCATGGCTTAAATTACCAAAATGTTACAAGGATTTCCAAGATTTCCCAAATAGAAGAGCTCAATATTGGCCATTCAATTATTGCCAAAGCATCCCTGGTTGGCATTCAAGAGGCAGTAAGGTCTATGCTTAAGCTTATCAATTAAGTGATATTTTTCTTCCTCCTCCTTTCTTTACCCATCTTTTCCAAAGAGCTTCTTATTGAAGGAGAAAGAATTGAATACAAGGATGGTTCAATTTATGCCTCTTCAAAGACAACCCTTATTTTTGAGGATATAAAAATGACATCAGATGCTATTGAAATAAAGAATGATGAAATTTTATGTTCCTCTTGTTATCTCTCTACAGAAAACCTTCAATTCTTTGGGAAAAAGATTAAGAAAGAAAAAGATAGGATAGTGATAGAACAGGGATGGTTTAGCACCTGCTCTAATAAAAACCCCCATTATCGGCTTACCTCAAAGAATATTACAATAGGTCCAAAGATTGTAAAAGCCTCCAATATTACCTTAAGGATAGGAAATTTTCCAATTTTATATATTCCTTTCTATTCGTATCCTTTGAGAGATAAGGATTCTCCATATAGCATTGGATTTGGAAGGTCTGATTCTCTTGGTTTTTTTGTAAAGACAAGGTATAATTATTTCTTTCAAGAAAAAAAGATAGGGTTTCTTCTTGATTATTATCAAAAAAAGGGGGCTGGATTTGGAATGGAGAGCCAATCTTTTCTTGGCTATTGCAATAAAGAGAACTACATTTTGGAGGGCTTCTATAAAAAGGGGCAGGGATGTATAAAAATAGAAAAATCCTCTGATGCTCTTGCATCATATGATTATCTTAAGGGTGATATAAAAGATTATACAAGAAGCTATTTTATGTTAGAAAAATCAGGGTTTTCTCAATCAGCAAGGCTTATTTTTGAAGAAAATGATTATTTTTCAAGAAAAACAGAATATCTTCCAAAAGGAAATTTATTCTTTTCAGGAAGGAATATTAAAGGAGCTATAGCAAGCCTTAATATTTCAGGAGAAAATGTTAAAAGAGATACCTATACCCAAAATTTTACCATAAATCCAAAGATTTCAAAGCAAATTAAAATAGGAAATACTCCCTGCCTCCAAACCTTTGATTTTAAACTAAAAGATGGGGGTAGTTATTCCATCTCATCCTTTTCCAATATAAGGCTTATGTCAAATAAGAATATAAAGCTTGATCTTGGATACCTAAAGGAAAAAAACGATAAAATTCTCTTTCTGAAAGAGAGCTATTTTTCTAATGTAATGGGAAGCATTGAGGGAGAATTTCTTTTAGAAAGAAAAAAATTTGATAATATAATGTTTTTATTTTCTATGTCCAAAGGAAGGTTTTTTTTTATCTTTGATGGAAGGTATAAAAATGATAGGG
This sequence is a window from bacterium. Protein-coding genes within it:
- a CDS encoding HDIG domain-containing metalloprotein, with protein sequence MDIKRVYRFLIIALIIILSFFLLMPQASIPLKQKKGKISKETYIAPYDFSIIDKERTEEKIKDEQSRILPSYSFDLTTSLKLLEDTTKLFSKIEDIRKKGGERKEEKIKKLLPNLSSEEIKLIASADKNVFIEIEENIKNMMNICLEKGILPDGVIEKEIEITRKKKEKGTITLVENLLTESKIKNSNLKELKILSKQPTNIDELSWKIASSYLIPNLYFDKDATRKRIKENKEIEPIMVFVKKGDIIASEGEVIDGLTEAKFKAISEISKGISNKTIYRFIIIFLLFIFFIIAFIFKYQRDLKEEKIMAFSFISFFIIAFAKCLTIWMPDFWMYLPFSSFSIIVALLSSSLLSLFLTFILSILISFIFGLELNVLLLFLNSGLFSIFLLSLARKRADLIKVCLGIFFFNILLSLFLLEEPLRAKIIFSFSNAIIVYFLTISTLYVLELFFSTNFKLLELSDLNIPLLRDLFLEAPGTYHHSLITGTLAEDAALCIGANPILARTGSYYHDIGKIFNPEYFPENQKERKEISSPAILKSHIERGVSIAKIKHLPSEIIEIIQSHHGTSKIGDERYPGPLPNTKESAIVMLASLIDEKIRAYEKPSPDAIKSIVKEVIDEKMYSQELCEAPLTIKELKIIEESFINILITLFHAKDADDETKAIG
- the ybeY gene encoding rRNA maturation RNase YbeY yields the protein MMKQRLLVDVANRQKIRLPIRRIKAIAKEVFEKEGKVGELSIAFVDDNEIKELNKRFLGKDKPTDVLSFQLNESMGEVIISTDTAKRQAIEYGISFISEISVLLIHGLLHILGYNHSKEMRQKEEFYLGGFKEW
- a CDS encoding pyridoxine 5'-phosphate synthase is translated as MVRLGVNVDHIATLREARKGFEPDPVSAAILAELAGADGIVVHLREDRRHIQERDCRILREVVRGKFNLEMAATDEMVKFAKSLRPDYVTFVPERRQELTTEGGLDVISGFDFIKPLISILKESGISVSLFIDPDVDQIKSVNKCKADAIEIHTGMYANAKSQDEIKDELERIRISAELGRKLGLSVYAGHGLNYQNVTRISKISQIEELNIGHSIIAKASLVGIQEAVRSMLKLIN